In the genome of Spirochaetae bacterium HGW-Spirochaetae-1, one region contains:
- a CDS encoding 2-hydroxyglutaryl-CoA dehydratase, producing the protein MGINNETGNDSCITAGCDVGSLTAKAVLLRGNTVLASSIIRVKPTARQSADAVMHEVLSSQGLRMEDIDFCCSTGYGRLEIPFAGMNMSEISCHGMGAHWAEPSIRTIIDIGGQDCKAINIDDRGMVTDFIMNDKCAAGTGRSLEMLARTIGVPLEKLGPLSAKSRRPLMISNKCSIFMELEVIDALYRRKKLRDIAGGLSDAVARRAVSLAKSLVITPQVCVTGGVSKNQGVLRQIEKLMDIRLKSLSIDPQLMGALGAAIFAMRALTDKKDNKEAMNIHDNGRN; encoded by the coding sequence CCGTGCTCCTGCGCGGCAATACAGTGCTGGCATCTTCCATCATACGGGTCAAACCCACGGCACGCCAGTCGGCCGACGCGGTAATGCATGAGGTTCTCTCTTCGCAGGGCCTGCGAATGGAGGATATTGATTTCTGCTGCAGCACCGGGTACGGGAGGCTGGAAATTCCCTTTGCCGGCATGAACATGAGCGAAATTTCCTGTCACGGCATGGGAGCCCACTGGGCGGAACCATCAATCCGCACCATAATAGATATTGGCGGGCAGGACTGCAAGGCCATCAACATCGACGACCGCGGCATGGTCACGGATTTTATCATGAACGATAAGTGTGCTGCCGGCACGGGCCGTTCCCTGGAAATGCTGGCCAGAACCATCGGCGTGCCTCTGGAAAAGTTGGGTCCCCTGTCGGCAAAATCCCGCAGACCCCTCATGATCAGCAACAAGTGCAGTATCTTCATGGAACTGGAAGTAATCGACGCATTATATAGAAGAAAAAAGCTCAGGGATATCGCCGGCGGTCTTTCCGATGCCGTTGCCCGGCGCGCCGTGAGCCTGGCAAAATCCCTTGTCATCACACCGCAGGTCTGTGTAACCGGCGGTGTTTCGAAAAACCAGGGGGTCCTCAGGCAAATCGAAAAACTCATGGATATCAGGCTTAAATCCCTCTCCATTGATCCGCAACTCATGGGCGCCCTGGGAGCTGCGATATTCGCCATGCGGGCACTGACAGACAAGAAAGACAACAAGGAGGCCATGAACATCCATGATAACGGCAGGAATTGA